The Sulfuricystis thermophila genome segment TTCGGCAGATCGGCCGGCGCGAGATTGACCGTGATGCGTTTGGCGGGGAACTCGAAGCCGCTGTTCTGGATCGCCGCGCGCACGCGATCGCGTGCCTCCTTGACTTCCATCTCGGGGAGCCCGACCAGCGTGAAGGAGGGCAGGCCGTTGGCCAGATGCACCTCGACGGCGACCTCGGGCGCGGCCAGACCCGCCAGTGCGCGGCTTTTCAGAACCGCAAGACTCATCCGGCCTTGCGCTGGCTTTCGAGTTCGGCGAGTCGTGCTTCGAGCTGCGCCAGCCGCGCCTGCGCCCGAGCGAGCAGTTCCTTCTGGATTTCGAAATCCTCGCGCGTGACGAGATCGAGCTTGGCGAACTGCGCCGTCAGGAGGGCGCGCAGGTTCTTTTCGATGTCGGCAGCCGGCGTCTTGGCGATGAGCGCAGAAATTTTGCCACTGATGTCTTCGAGAAATTTTGGGTCGA includes the following:
- a CDS encoding accessory factor UbiK family protein — translated: MLDPKFLEDISGKISALIAKTPAADIEKNLRALLTAQFAKLDLVTREDFEIQKELLARAQARLAQLEARLAELESQRKAG